The genome window TTTACCGTGTCAACAGCCTCTTCCTGAAGTTCGGACATGACATGGGACAAAGGAACCCAAATCAGGCCGATGGGAAGCCGCGAGGGCTTCGGCCCGGGGATCGATCCCCTGACTTGGACGGGGCGAGAGCGTTTTCTCAGGTCATATCTGGATGCCTGCGCCTGGATGTCCAAACTCATATCCGAAGGTCAGCCTCCTCGGGGGTTGGGTGTCCTGACCCGCATCGGGTGCGATTCGATAGGGGCGTCCAAGACTCGGAACACCCGCCGTCCTGCGGGGGTCTCTTGAGAGAGCGTTCGGTTCGTGAAAACCTGCATGGATTCGGCTTTTCCCACCCTCCGGGGCGGACGATTTTTGGGAGGGACGGAGGGACGAAGTAACGAAGGGACGAGCTACGGTCTTGGGCCGACGGGCCGGTCGAGATACTCCTTACATCATCACTTCGTCCCTTCATCACTCCATCACGCCGTCACTTTGAAAAATCGTACTTTCCGGGGATGGAAAAAGTTGTTCCGGCACCATTCTCACGAACCGAACAGCTCTATTGGAAAATCGTCCTTCCCGACCGATGGAACGCCTGAGGCCCGACACCCAGTACCTAACGCCCAACACCCAAATCCCCCCAACCGCCTCCGCCGGGCGTCTCGATGCAGAGGACGTCGCCGGGCTGGACGTCGACCTGAAACTTGCCCGGCAGGTCGAGGACGGCCCCGTCGGCCCGGACGAGGCGATTCCGGCCCGGCCGTCCGGGCTGGCCCCCGGCCAGGCCGTAGGGAGCCGTCTTCCGGCGGTCCGAGATGAGGCCGACCCGGGCCGGGGCCAGGAACTCGATTTCCCGGACGATGCCGTCGCCGCCCCGGTGGCGGCCCTCGCCGCCCGAGCCCCATCGGACCGAGTACCGTCGGATGCGGACGGGGAACAGCCGCTCGATGGCCTCGACGGGCGTGTTCATCGTGTTCGTCATGTGGGTGTGGATGGCGCTCTCACCGTCCCCGTGGGGACCGGCGCCGGCGCCGCCGCCGATGGTCTCGTAGAAGGCAAAGGGCCGGCCCTGAAAGACGCCCCCGAAGGTCAGGTTGTTCATCGTCCCCTGGGCGGCGGCCGGGATGCGGTCGGGCACGGCTTGGGCGAGGGCGCCCAAGACGACGTCGACGATCCGTTGGGATGTCTCGACGTTGCCGGCCGAGACGGGTGCCGGGGGCCGGGCGTGGACGACGGTCCCCTCGGGGGCGACGACCTGAATGGGGCGGAAGAGGCCGTCGTTGGTCGGGGCGTCGCCCTCCAGAAGGGCCCGGAAGCAGTACCGCACGGCCGACAGCGTCACGGCGTAAACGGCATTGACGCTCCCCCGGCACTGCGGGTCGGAGCCCGTGAAGTCGACGACGGCCTCGGCCGCCCGGACCGTGACGGCGGCCCGGATGCGGACGGGCGCTTCCGAAAAGCCGTCGTCGTCCAGGAAGTCCTCGAAGACGTAGGTGCCCTCGGGGATTTGGGCCAAGGCGTGGCGCATGAGGGCCTCGGCGTAATCCAACAGGGCCCGGCTGTAGAAGAGGACCTCTGCCCGACCGTACTTCTCGACGAGCTCTCGAAGGCGCTGGGCGCCCACCCGGCAGGCATAGAGCTGAGCGAGGAGGTCGCCCTCCCGTTCTTCCGGCGTCCGGACGTTGGCCAGCAGGACCTGCCAGAGGTCTTCATTGCGCACCCCCCGCCGGTACAGACGCACCGGCGGCAGGATGAGGCCCTCCTGAAAGATCTCCGAGGCCAGGGGCATCGACCCCGGACTCATGCCGCCGATGTCGGATTGATGCGCCCGGTTGGCCGTGAAAAACGTAAGCCGGTCCTCGATGAAGACGGGGTGGATCATCGTCACGTCCGGCAGGTGGGTCCCGCCCCGGTAGGGGTCGTTCAGGACGATGACGTCGTCGGGTTCGAGGTCCGGAAAGGCCTCCAGGGCCGCTCGAACCGACAGGGGCATCGCGCCGAGGTGGACCGGGATGTGGGCGGCCTGGGCGATGAGACGGCCGTCGGCGTCGAAGACGGCGCAGGAGAAGTCGCGACGTTCTTTAATGTTCGGCGAGTAGGCGCTCCGCTCCAGGACGGAGCCCATCTCCTCGGCGACGGCCGTTAGCATGTGGCGGAAGACTTCCAGCCGGACGGGGTCGACCGACGGAGCCGCCATCCGGGCCTCCATGCAGGATGCGGGATACAAGATACAGGATGCGAGATGCAGGATGGGAATAGATGCCCAAGCCCCGCCCACCGAGAGCGGCGTCCCACGATCACCCGACGCCGACGGGTCGGGCCGACAGGACCCGGTCGTACCAGGCCTGAAAGAGCAGGAGGGCCCACAGGCGGTGGGCGTGGTCGGCCCGGAAGTCGAGGTGCTCCCGGATCCAGCCCTCGACGGTCGGCCATCGGAAGAGGCCGTGCCGACCGAGGGCCGCCGGATTCAGGTAGTCCAAAAGCAGGGACCGCAATTCCTGCCGGAGCCAGTTCTTCATCGGGATGCTGAAGCCCTGCTTTTCTCGCCGCAGGACCTCCGGCGGTAGATAGGGCCGCATCGCCTGTTTCAGGACCCACTTGGTCGTCCATCCGCGGAGCTTCCAGCGGCCCGGCAGGCGGAAGACCCACTCGACGAGCCGGCTGTCTAAGAGGGGGACCCTCGTCTCCAGGGAGACGGCCATGCTCATGCGGTCGACCTTCGTGAGGATGTCCTCGGCCAGGTAGGTCTTCAGGTCGACGTACAGGACCGCATTGATGGGGTCCCGAAACGCGCGGGCCCGGTCGAGGTAGGGCTCCATCAGGACCGTGAAGTCCCCGGCCCGGAGGGCCGCCTGCAGGTCCGGGGCGTAAAGGTCCGCCTTCTGGGTCCGGTTCAGGAAGAGGAGCCAACGGACGTGGCCCCAGGAATCTTCGTGCTGGAGGCCCTCCCCGAAGCGGCGGAGGCGGTTGACGAGGCCCTTCTTCTGGGGCGCCGGGGCGAGCCACCGGGTCATCTGACGGCCCATCCAGCGGCGCACGGCGTAAGGCACCCAGGCCAGGGCCCGATGGAATTGCCAGGCGACGTACCAATCGTAGCCGCCGAAGACCTCGTCGCCGCCGTCGCCGGACAGGATGACCTTCACGTGCTCCCGGGCCGTCTTGGAGACGAGGTAGGTCGGGAAGATCGAAAAGTCGGCCAGGGGCTCGTCCAGGAAGTCGAGGAGCCGCTCGACGGTCGTCACGATGTCGTAGGACAGGACGGCCTCCGTGTGGAGGGTCCGGTAGCGGGCGGCGACGAGCCGGGCGTAGGGCAGTTCGTTATAGGACGGGTCGTCGAAGCCGATGGAAAACGTCCGGACGGGTTCGGACGGGGTCGGCCCGTCGTGGAGCATGGCGACGACCGTCGAGGAGTCCATCCCGCCGCTCAGGAACGTCCCGACGGGGACGTCGCTGACGGTATGGCTCTGGACGGCGTCCCGGAGGCGGGCCCGAAGCTCGGCCAGGCACGCCGACAGACGCCGGTCCGGCCCGACGTCAGCCTCCGGAGGGACGTCCCAGAAGGACCGGACCTGCCAACGGCCGTCCCGGTAGAGGAGCCAGTGACCCGCCGGGAGCTTGAAGATGCCGTCAAAGAGCGTCGCCGGGGCCGGGACGTACTCCAGCGTCAGGTAAGCGTCGAGGGCCGTCGGATTCAGCCGCCGCTCGACGTCCGGATGGGCCAGGAGGGCCTTCAGCTCGGAGCCGAACAGGAGCCGACCGTCCGGTAAGACGGTGTAAAACAGGGGCTTGATGCCGACGGGGTCCCGGGCGAGCAGGGCCTGCCGCCGACGCCGGTCCCAGAGGGCGATCCCGAACATCCCCCGAAGACGCGGGACGACCTCGACGCCCCAGACCTCGTAGCCGTGAACGATGACTTCCGTGTCCGACCGGGTGCGGAAGACGTGGCCGGCCGCCTCCAGCTCCCGACGCAATTCCCGGAAGTTGTAAATCTCCCCGTTGAAGACGACCCAGACGGTCCCGTCCTCGTTCGTCATCGGCTGACGGCCGCCGGTCAGGTCGATGATGCTCAGCCGCCGGAAGCCCAGGGCCGCCTGGTCGTCGATGTAGAAGCCTTCGTCGTCGGGACCCCGGTGGACGAGGGTCCGGGTCATGGCCGCCAGGATGCGGCGGTCCTGTTCCGTCGGGGCCACCGGCTCGGGTCGGAACCATCCGCAGACGCCGCACATGGGGTGCTCCATTCGGAAAATTTCGAATTGCGAATTGGAGATCGCGGATGGGGCCTCTCTGAAGTCCCGGCCTCGAGGCCCTTACGCTTCATTCGCAACTCCCAACCTCATCCTGCGTCTGAATTCCGGGCACCTGACCCCAAGACCCGACGCCGAAAATTCGGCTTTATTCTCAGAGTTGATTCCATTCTTCCACGGTCACGCCGACCTCTTTGAGAATGGCCCGGAGTGTACCTCTGGGGATATCGCGGCCCTTATGGATGGGGATCGAGATCTTCTTGCCCGTACGCGGGTGCCGCATGACGACATGCCGTCCGCCCCCGAAGGGTCCCTCGAAACCAAGAACCTTTAGCTTTCGTATCACCCTGTCAGGTTTTTCAGGATGTAATCTTGACATATCCTTGTTTCCGAAATGCCTTCTCTGGACCTACCTTAATTGTACTCTCCAAACTACTTAACCTTAAATTTGACTTCAAAGCATGGTATATTCTGCGATTTGACCCTCAAAATGTGGAAAATATGTGGATAAATTATGGAAAGTGGGGGGCCGAGACTTTAATGGGTCGCCGGGTGGGGCTCGTCGACGGCATAGTACAGGGCACACCCATCGATTTCGGGGATTTCGTCCCCGAAACGAAGGGCTGTCAGGACCCACGCTTCGATGGCGTCCTTGGCCATCTCGACGGCCTCATCTCGGGTCTTGCCCCACGTGATACAGCCCGGAAGGACCGGCACCACGACGGTCCACGTCCCGTCTTCATTTCGGGAGTATCGGGCATGGCTCAAAGCCAGTTGGACGTATTGTTCAAAGGAGACCTTTTTAGGTCGCTTGGGCATATTGCCTCCGGCGGGCAGTGAGCCGGTCGGCGGATCTCGGCATGGGATGTCAGGCCTTGGGTGTTGGGTATTCGGTGCAGGATATGGAATCTAAACAGAGCACCGACATTGAAAATTCACGAACATAACACTATTCATCGGTCCCGAACCACCACTCATCCCTCTCCCCCCTTACGGCCTTACTGCCCAAAGATAAGCGTCTTAAAACGGCGCTTGCCGACGCGCAGGACGACCTTGCAGGGGCGGGCCACCGGGAGGGTCGTCTCGACGTCGGTCACCCGTTCGAGCTGGTCGGCCAGTTCGACGTTCTGATGGACGGGGACGACCGTCAAGGCGACGGCCCCGTGCTGGATGAGGCGTTTGGCCTCGCTCCGGGACGGGGCCAGGCCCTCCTCGACGAGGAGTGTCACGAGGCTCAAGGGCCCGTCCGGGAGGGGACGGCGGGCGACCGGCATATCGGCCGGGAGCCGTCGCTCGGAGAAGACCTCGACGAAGCGGCGCTGGGCCGCCTCGGCCGCCTCGGGGCCGTGGTATTCGGCGACGATGGTCCGGGCCAGCCGGAGCTTGAAGTCCCGGGGATTCGCCCGGCCCCGGCGGGCGTCCTCCTTCATTCGCTCGATTTCGTCGAGGGGGACGTCCGTCAGGAGTTCGTAGTACCGCCACATGAGGGTGTCCGAGATGGACATGAGCTTGCCGAACATCGTGTCGGGCGGCTCCGTGATGCCGACGTAGTTGCCCAGGCTCTTGCTCATCTTCTCGACCCCGTCGAGGCCCTCGAGCAGGGGGACCGTCATGCAGATTTGGGGCGGCTGGCCCATCGCCCGCTGGAGGTCCCGCCCGACGAGGAGGTTGAACAGCTGGTCCTGGCCGCCGAGCTCGACGTCGGCCCGGAGGGCGACCGAGTCGTAGGCCTGCATGAGGGGATACAGGAGTTCGTGCAGGAACAGGGGCTGGGCCTCGGCCATCCGGCGTTGGAAGTCCTCCCGGGCCAGGAGGCGGGCGACGGTAAACTGGGCGCAGAGGCGGACGATGTCCTCGGCCCGGAGGGCGGCCAGCCACCGGCTGTTGAAGTCGAGGACGGTCCGGTCGGGGTCGAGGATCTTGAAGACCTGCTGGCGGTACGTCTGGGCGTTGGCCTGAATCTCTTCAGGCGTCAGGGGCCGCCGTGTGGCGGACCGGCCCGTCGGGTCGCCGATGAGGCCCGTAAAGTCGCCGATCAGGAACACGACGGTATGCCCGAGGGTCTGGAAGTGCTTCATCTTCCGCAGGAGGACCGTATGCCCCAGGTGAAGGTCCGGCGCCGTCGGGTCAAAGCCGGCCTTGACGACCAGGGGCCGGCCCGTGCGCTGGGACTCCTCCAGCCGGGCCTCCAGTTCTTCGGTCGTCACGACGTCGACGCATCCACGGGTCAAGACCCGCAACTGTTCGGCCACGGACGTCATCGGGCGGCTCTCCTGAAGGGTATAGACCATAGACCCCAGACCACGGACCATGGACCATAGAGCCCCGGGGCCCAAGCCGGTCTATGGTCTGGGGTCTATGGTCTGCGGTCCATGGTCTGCGGTCTATGGTCCCCTTCTCGGGTCCCCATCTTACCACGCTTCGGCGACTTTTTGAAGAAATCGGAGGAACGCCTTCCGGCGGGCCCAGTCGGGTTTTTCGGGGGAGCCCCACTGCTTGAGGAGGGCGGGGCTTCGTCGCTTGACTTCTTCGAGGGCCTGGCGAGCCCGAGCCTGGAAGCCCCAGTGGTATAGGGCGCAGGCGTAGATCCACCAGACCTCGGCGGCCTCGGGGTGGGCCTGAGCCAGACGCTCGAGCCGCTGGGCCGCCGTATGACGGCGGTCGGGGACGTAGCTTTCGGCCAACGCCAGGATGAGTTCTACGATCCAGTCGGACGTCGCCGCCGCGACGCTCTCCAGCCAGCGGACGGCCTCCGGCGTGTCCCCCTTCAAGAAGGCCCGGACGCCCCGGACGTAGAAGTCCTTGAGCGTCTTGGGGTCGATGCGGCCCGTCCGGGTCTCGACGACCTCGTAAGCGGGGCCTTCGGTTTGGAGCGACCGGTCGTACTTCTTCCGCTCGGCCTCATCGCTCAGGACTTTATAGGCCGTCTGGATGCGGCTGAACAGGCGGGTCACGACGGACCGCTGGAGTTCGTCGGCCTGGGGCCAGCGGTCGGGGTGGAACACGGCGGCCAGGCGGCGGTAGCGGTCCCGAATCTGGTCGGGTGTGGCGTCCGGCGTCAGGCCCAGGACCCGGTAGTGGGTCCACCGGCGGCTCTGGTGGGCATACGCCCGGAGTTCCTCCCATCGGTGGACGTACTCTTCGAGGCGGACCGGCGTTTCGGTCGTCGGCGGCGGGGCAGACGTGGGGACCGACGTCGGTCCCGGGACCCAGAAGAACGACAGGAAGCGGGTCCCGGCGGCTGTCGGCGTCTGCGTCTCAGCGGCCAGGGCCGACCGGACCGCCGGGGGGAGCCGAGCGTCGTTCTGGAGCTCGGCCAGAAGCCGAGAGCGGGCGGCATCGGGGAAGGTCGGGGACACGGTCCGAGCGGCCGGGTCCAGCGCCTCGCCGGCCTCCCCGGCCAGACGCCACAACAGAAGCGGGACGGCCACGACGGGCAGGCCCTCCGGCAGGGTCAGGGCCTTCAGGGGCGCCCATGTCAGGGGCGCCGACCGGACCGTAGCCTCCCGGACGAGTCGATACAGAAGCTCCTCCCACGGGCCCGAGCCGACCCGGCGGGCGAGGTCCCGGCATACTTGCAGGATAGAGCCGGCCGCCGGCACGGGGTCTGTCTCCAGGTAGCGGGGCTGTAAGGTCAAGGCCATCTGGACGACCGAGCCCGGGGACAGCACGGGGTCCTCGGGCGTCATCCACGCCCCGGCGAGGTCTCCGTGGTAGACGAAGAAAGCTCGGGGGGCCGGACCGGCCGCCTGGAGGACCCCGATGGCCCGGAGGCGCCACAGTCGGCCCAACGCCCACGGCAGGGGGACTCGAACGACGGTGGGCTTAACGCTCGGCTCCATGACTGGATCGACAGATGGGCAGGTGGGCAGTCGGCAGGTCGGCCGGTGGGCCGGTCGGCCGACCGGCCGACTGCCTATCTGCCAACCTGCCTATCTGCCGACCTGCCCATCTGCCCATCTGCCAAATGCCCATCTGCCGACCTGCCGACGGCCCATCTGCCGAATACTTGAAACATCGTGCTTTCGTGGAGGTGCCCTTTCCGCCCTTCATCTCACTTCTCACCCCCCGAACCGCTCTGTTATTCCTTTCCTTAATCCGACCATAGACCATAGACCGCAGACCCCAGACCATAGACCGGCTTGGGCCCAGGGGTCTGTGGTCCATGGTCTATGGTCCATGGTCTGTGGTCTGATGTCGAGGGTCCGATCCCGGTCCCGTCGGATTAATGAGACTGGTTTTGCCCATGGCCGAATGGCCTTACGGCCGAACCGCCGAATTGCCGAATACCCGAATGCCCGACAGGAACTCCTGGATGGCGTGGGCCAGCTCGTCGGGCGCCTCGACGGGGAGCATGTGGCCGGCGTCGGGGACCATCACGAGGCGAGCGCCCGGGATGTGTTCGGCCAGGTAATAACTGTATTTGGGTGGCGTCATGACGTCCTGGAGGGCGCCGACGACGAGGGTCGGCGTTCGAATCGCTCCGATGTCATTCATCCGGTCAAACGCATTGCAGGCCGAATAGTCCCGTCGTAGCGTGTCCAGAGGCACCTGTTCGAGGCGGGCGCGCGACTGGGCCCGCACGGACTCGGAGGCGTGGGGTCCGAACAGCCACGCCATCAGCCAGTCGATGGCCTCCCGCTTGGCACCCCGGTCGAGCCAGTCGAGCAGGTCCGGATGGACCCGCAGGCGGGCGCCCGTCCCGACCAGGACGAGGCCCGCCCACAGGTCCGGATACCGGAGGGCCGCCTCGATGGCGATGGCGCCGCCCATCGAATGGCCGACCAGGACCCAGGGCGGCGAATAGCGGCTCTGCAGGAATGCGACCAGTTCTTGGGCGTACTCCTCGATGGATGCACAGGCCGGCCCGGCGCTGTGACCGTGGCCCGGCAGGTCGACGCTCGCATAGGTCCATGTCTCCGGGTCGAGCTCCCGCAGGACCCGGACGACCGCGTTCCAGCCCGTATGGTCCCCGACGGCCCCATGAAGGAAGATGACTTGTGGGGGCCGATGGCGACCGTACAGGCGAAGCCACCACCGGTCGGGGTCCGGGACGCGCTCAGGGGCTTGCATGGAAGCCAAACCCTACAGGCGGCATGACCAGGAGGACCGGGTCTTGGAGCACGGCCAGGTAGGACTCCAGCAAACGAGGCAGGACCCCTCGACCGTCGATGTCCCGACGCAGGCGGGCCGGGAAGCTATCGCTTTCCCCGATTTCCAGCAGGACCTCCCAGGGCGTCCGCCGCCTCGGATAGACCTTCCACTCGATGCGGGTGTCTTTCGGTTTCTTCAGGAGGCTCAGGATTTCCTCTTGGGCTTCCGGAAAGCCGCCGAGCCGGTCCACGAGTCGGTGTTCCTGGGCCTGTTCACCCGTCCAGATACGACCCTGGGCGATGGCATCGACGGCCTCGTAGCTCATCTTGCGATGCTGAGCGACCTTCGCCACGAACATTTGATAAAAGCGGCCGATCTCTTCCTGCAGGGCGTGAAGCTGGTCCTCCGTCATGTAAGCGAAGGGCGACCACATACCGGCCTTCGGATTGGCGTATATCTCATAGACGTGGATGCCCAGCTTGTCCATCGTCTTTTGAAAAACGGGCTTGCCGGCAAACACCCCGATGGAGCCCGTGATCGTCCCGGGCTGGGCCACGATACGGTCGGCGTTCATCGAGATGTAATAGCCTCCCGAGCCGGCGACGTCGCTCATGCTGACGACGACGACCTTGCCGGCCTTCTTGACCCGCTCGACGGCGGCCAGGATCTGGTCCGAGGCCGTGCCGGACCCGCCGGGACTGTCGTTCCGGATCAGGACACACCGGATCGTCTTGTCCCTGGCGATCTCATCCAGCCACTCGACGTACCGCTCCGACCCGATGTTCTCCCCGGGGTTCCCCCGGCCCGTAAAGATGCCCCCGACGGCGAACACCAGGGCGCACCGGACCCGCTCCCGTCCCTTCGGCTCCGGCATGGCGTCGTAGTAGCGCCGCAGGCTGACCCACCGGTCGGACCACTCGGTCCGCATCCGCTGTTCGAATTCGGACCACGGCTCGATCCGGTCGATCAGCTTGGCCGCCAGGGCGCTTTCAGCCGTGAAGATCCCGCGAGCGACCAGGTCGGCCCACCGGTCCCGGGGGATGGGCCGGCCCCGGACGACTGAGTCTCGATACTGCCGGTCCAGCGACGTCGCGATCCACGTCAGCATCTCCCGGACTTCCGGGGAAATCGACTCCTTCGTGAACACGTCGGCGGCGCTCTTGTAAGGGCCGTACTGGACCATCTGAAACTCGATGCCCAGCTTGTCTAAAAAGCCCTTCAGGGCCATGAAGGCCCCCCGGACCCCGTTGAGGACCAGGAAGCCTCCCGGTGGGGCCGTGACCGAGTCGGCCGCGCTGGCGACCAGATAACCGGCGTCGCCGACTTCCTCGACGTAGGCGGCGACCTTCTTCCCCGACTGACGGAAGCGCTGAAGGGCGGCGTGCAGTTCCTGGAGCTTGGCCAGACCGGCCGAGACGTCGCGGACGACCAGGACGAGGCCCCGGACCCGGTCGTCCTGCCGGGCTGTATCGATGGCCCGGACCATCTCCCACACGCTGAGGGGTCGCCGGACCTGGAAGACCTCCCAGGGCGTGAAGGGGACGAACTCCATCAGCTCGCCCTGCAGGTCGAGCCGCAGGACAAACGACCGGGGCAGGGGCGCCCGCCCGACGGCCTGCTGGAAGAAATACACCCCGGCGATGATCAAGAAACCCAAGAGGGCTAAAGCGATCAGACAACCGACGAGAGTCCGCCGCTTCATCACCCACCTCCGCGACCCGGGGCCCCCGGAGCGCATCCGGCCGAGCGCGACCCGATGATAACAAATCCGTTCAGTTCGGGAAAGTCCCGGCCAGATCGACTTTTGCCGACCCTTCGACCTTCAGGTTTTGGGACGGCGTGACGACGCCGATGCGGACCCTTCCGCCCGGACGACGGCTTCTTTTTCAAACTCCGTCCCGCCATCCCGCCGGCCCTTTGTCGGTCCCGGCCCCCGAGACACGCCTGTCTTACTCCCTGAGAAGCCCATCCGGACGGGCCCGGCGGCCGGGCTCGCGACACGATGAGACACGGGGACGCCCGCGACGACCCCCCCCCCCCAAGATTCCGCATCCATCCAGCATTTTTGCCTTTGGCACAGACCTTGTAAGAGGCCCCCCTCGGAAAGCACGTCCCTTCCAGGGTCGGAGCTCGAAACGTTCGAGGAGGTCGGTGCCATGAAAGGTCGGACGCTGGGTTTCCCGATAGCCCTCATCCTCTTCGTCGCGACGGCCCTCGCCGGGGTCCCCACGGGCGGAAGCCCCCGAGCGACCGTCACCGTGACGGCGTACGTCCTCCCCAAGAGCACCTGCACGCTGGGCTCCCCGAGCCCGGCGGCGGCCGGACGGCCTGCCGTCTGGTGCGAGACCCCTGCCGCTCAGCCGAACCCGGTCGTACGGGTCGAGCGGGTCGAGTCCGAGCGGCCCGGCGTCCCGAAAGCCGTCCTGACGGTCCTGCCCTGATTCGGCGGTCCGGGAATTCGGGAACTCGGGAGTCCGGGAGTTCGGGGATTCGGCAGATGGGCAGTTCGGCAGTCGGCAGTTCGGCGGGTGGGCAGATAGAAAGCCACGGTCCTGGGCCGACGGGCCGGCCCGACCGCCGCCGTCCCCGGCGGCTCCTACATAGATAACCCCGGGGGTCGTCTCTACCCTTGTATCTTCTATCTGCCCACCTGCCGACTGCCAAACTGCCCATCTGCCGAGTCCCCGAATTCCCGAACTCCCGAATGGCCGAACTGCCCATGGCCGTCATCGGAAGCGCTCGTACAGGAAGGGGCGGAGGGCTGGCGGGACCTGGCCCGTGCGGAGGTACTCGACGATCAGCTCGGCCGTGATGGGCATCAGCAGGATGCCGTGGCGAAAGTGACCCGTGGCGACGACGAGGTTCTCGACGGGCGTCGGGCCGAGGACCGGCTTGTGGTCCGGCGTCGTGGGCCGGAAGCCGACCAGGATGTCGGCCAGGACCATGTCGTAGATGCCCGGGACCATCTCGTAGGCGCCTTCTAAGAGCGTGTAGATCCCGCCGGCCGTCGGATAGGGGTCGAAGCCGACCTCCTCTTGGGTAGCGCCGACGACGAGGCGGTCCGGCTTGGGGACGAGGTACGCCTGAAAGCCCCGCACGACCCGCTCCGGCATGGGGGCCGTCGCCGTCGGCTTCAGGATCAGGACCTGGCCCTTGACGGGTCGGAGGGGAATCGGTAGGGCCTCTCGCACGTCCGGGATCTGGGGACTCCAGGGCCCGGCCGCCAGGACGTAGACGTCGGCCTGGAAGAAGCCGCGGGCCGTCTCGACGCCCGTGCATCGGCCGTCGGCGAGGACGATGCGCTCGACGGGCGTGTCCTCCAGGACCTGGACGCCGGCCCGGCCGAGCGCTTCCCGGAGGGCCCGGATCAACTGCCAGTTGTCGATCTGGTGGTCTCCCGGCGAGTAGAGGGCCCCGGCGATGTGCAGGGACAGGGCCGGCTCCAACTGATGGGCCTCCCGGGGGGTCAGGAGCCGGACGGCGGGGTCGAGCCGGTGGTACAGCTCAAAGAAGTGCTGGACGTAG of bacterium HR11 contains these proteins:
- the tyrS gene encoding Tyrosine--tRNA ligase, yielding MTSVAEQLRVLTRGCVDVVTTEELEARLEESQRTGRPLVVKAGFDPTAPDLHLGHTVLLRKMKHFQTLGHTVVFLIGDFTGLIGDPTGRSATRRPLTPEEIQANAQTYRQQVFKILDPDRTVLDFNSRWLAALRAEDIVRLCAQFTVARLLAREDFQRRMAEAQPLFLHELLYPLMQAYDSVALRADVELGGQDQLFNLLVGRDLQRAMGQPPQICMTVPLLEGLDGVEKMSKSLGNYVGITEPPDTMFGKLMSISDTLMWRYYELLTDVPLDEIERMKEDARRGRANPRDFKLRLARTIVAEYHGPEAAEAAQRRFVEVFSERRLPADMPVARRPLPDGPLSLVTLLVEEGLAPSRSEAKRLIQHGAVALTVVPVHQNVELADQLERVTDVETTLPVARPCKVVLRVGKRRFKTLIFGQ
- the sppA gene encoding Protease 4: MKRRTLVGCLIALALLGFLIIAGVYFFQQAVGRAPLPRSFVLRLDLQGELMEFVPFTPWEVFQVRRPLSVWEMVRAIDTARQDDRVRGLVLVVRDVSAGLAKLQELHAALQRFRQSGKKVAAYVEEVGDAGYLVASAADSVTAPPGGFLVLNGVRGAFMALKGFLDKLGIEFQMVQYGPYKSAADVFTKESISPEVREMLTWIATSLDRQYRDSVVRGRPIPRDRWADLVARGIFTAESALAAKLIDRIEPWSEFEQRMRTEWSDRWVSLRRYYDAMPEPKGRERVRCALVFAVGGIFTGRGNPGENIGSERYVEWLDEIARDKTIRCVLIRNDSPGGSGTASDQILAAVERVKKAGKVVVVSMSDVAGSGGYYISMNADRIVAQPGTITGSIGVFAGKPVFQKTMDKLGIHVYEIYANPKAGMWSPFAYMTEDQLHALQEEIGRFYQMFVAKVAQHRKMSYEAVDAIAQGRIWTGEQAQEHRLVDRLGGFPEAQEEILSLLKKPKDTRIEWKVYPRRRTPWEVLLEIGESDSFPARLRRDIDGRGVLPRLLESYLAVLQDPVLLVMPPVGFGFHASP
- the apc4 gene encoding Acetophenone carboxylase delta subunit; translation: MAAPSVDPVRLEVFRHMLTAVAEEMGSVLERSAYSPNIKERRDFSCAVFDADGRLIAQAAHIPVHLGAMPLSVRAALEAFPDLEPDDVIVLNDPYRGGTHLPDVTMIHPVFIEDRLTFFTANRAHQSDIGGMSPGSMPLASEIFQEGLILPPVRLYRRGVRNEDLWQVLLANVRTPEEREGDLLAQLYACRVGAQRLRELVEKYGRAEVLFYSRALLDYAEALMRHALAQIPEGTYVFEDFLDDDGFSEAPVRIRAAVTVRAAEAVVDFTGSDPQCRGSVNAVYAVTLSAVRYCFRALLEGDAPTNDGLFRPIQVVAPEGTVVHARPPAPVSAGNVETSQRIVDVVLGALAQAVPDRIPAAAQGTMNNLTFGGVFQGRPFAFYETIGGGAGAGPHGDGESAIHTHMTNTMNTPVEAIERLFPVRIRRYSVRWGSGGEGRHRGGDGIVREIEFLAPARVGLISDRRKTAPYGLAGGQPGRPGRNRLVRADGAVLDLPGKFQVDVQPGDVLCIETPGGGGWGDLGVGR
- the asnB gene encoding Asparagine synthetase [glutamine-hydrolyzing] 1, with translation MCGVCGWFRPEPVAPTEQDRRILAAMTRTLVHRGPDDEGFYIDDQAALGFRRLSIIDLTGGRQPMTNEDGTVWVVFNGEIYNFRELRRELEAAGHVFRTRSDTEVIVHGYEVWGVEVVPRLRGMFGIALWDRRRRQALLARDPVGIKPLFYTVLPDGRLLFGSELKALLAHPDVERRLNPTALDAYLTLEYVPAPATLFDGIFKLPAGHWLLYRDGRWQVRSFWDVPPEADVGPDRRLSACLAELRARLRDAVQSHTVSDVPVGTFLSGGMDSSTVVAMLHDGPTPSEPVRTFSIGFDDPSYNELPYARLVAARYRTLHTEAVLSYDIVTTVERLLDFLDEPLADFSIFPTYLVSKTAREHVKVILSGDGGDEVFGGYDWYVAWQFHRALAWVPYAVRRWMGRQMTRWLAPAPQKKGLVNRLRRFGEGLQHEDSWGHVRWLLFLNRTQKADLYAPDLQAALRAGDFTVLMEPYLDRARAFRDPINAVLYVDLKTYLAEDILTKVDRMSMAVSLETRVPLLDSRLVEWVFRLPGRWKLRGWTTKWVLKQAMRPYLPPEVLRREKQGFSIPMKNWLRQELRSLLLDYLNPAALGRHGLFRWPTVEGWIREHLDFRADHAHRLWALLLFQAWYDRVLSARPVGVG
- the dnaJ_1 gene encoding Chaperone protein DnaJ, producing the protein MEPSVKPTVVRVPLPWALGRLWRLRAIGVLQAAGPAPRAFFVYHGDLAGAWMTPEDPVLSPGSVVQMALTLQPRYLETDPVPAAGSILQVCRDLARRVGSGPWEELLYRLVREATVRSAPLTWAPLKALTLPEGLPVVAVPLLLWRLAGEAGEALDPAARTVSPTFPDAARSRLLAELQNDARLPPAVRSALAAETQTPTAAGTRFLSFFWVPGPTSVPTSAPPPTTETPVRLEEYVHRWEELRAYAHQSRRWTHYRVLGLTPDATPDQIRDRYRRLAAVFHPDRWPQADELQRSVVTRLFSRIQTAYKVLSDEAERKKYDRSLQTEGPAYEVVETRTGRIDPKTLKDFYVRGVRAFLKGDTPEAVRWLESVAAATSDWIVELILALAESYVPDRRHTAAQRLERLAQAHPEAAEVWWIYACALYHWGFQARARQALEEVKRRSPALLKQWGSPEKPDWARRKAFLRFLQKVAEAW
- the lip1 gene encoding Lipase 1; translation: MQAPERVPDPDRWWLRLYGRHRPPQVIFLHGAVGDHTGWNAVVRVLRELDPETWTYASVDLPGHGHSAGPACASIEEYAQELVAFLQSRYSPPWVLVGHSMGGAIAIEAALRYPDLWAGLVLVGTGARLRVHPDLLDWLDRGAKREAIDWLMAWLFGPHASESVRAQSRARLEQVPLDTLRRDYSACNAFDRMNDIGAIRTPTLVVGALQDVMTPPKYSYYLAEHIPGARLVMVPDAGHMLPVEAPDELAHAIQEFLSGIRVFGNSAVRP